A stretch of the Streptosporangium sp. NBC_01755 genome encodes the following:
- a CDS encoding TIGR03619 family F420-dependent LLM class oxidoreductase: MQLGVNVPNFGPGTDPGVLRDWAQTVEGLGFDLLMVSDHIAITPDVAEQYPAPFYEPFTTLAWLAGITSRVRLGTTVLIVPYRHPLLVARMAANLNQLSGGRLVLGVGVGWARQEFDALGVPFQRRGALTDDHLRAIRAAWEDDKDYRAGRIPIWVGGNSDTGLRRAVRLGEAWHPLRVTLPWLREALERLKAIAGESRRPVPALVPRIALRLTEAPVTDPGRLAGEGTIDQVLDDLEQLRLLGSDTVVLDPFNGDPDETRHPRVAWQALATVTARWYPDTHHSETR; the protein is encoded by the coding sequence GTGCAATTAGGCGTTAATGTCCCGAATTTTGGGCCAGGAACCGACCCCGGTGTACTGCGCGACTGGGCGCAGACAGTGGAGGGCCTGGGCTTTGACCTGCTCATGGTCTCCGACCACATCGCGATAACACCCGACGTCGCCGAGCAGTATCCGGCGCCGTTCTACGAGCCTTTCACCACCCTCGCCTGGCTGGCCGGTATCACCAGCCGGGTCCGGCTCGGGACCACGGTGCTCATCGTGCCGTACCGGCACCCGCTGCTCGTCGCCCGCATGGCCGCCAACCTCAACCAACTCAGTGGAGGGCGGCTCGTCCTCGGGGTGGGCGTCGGCTGGGCGCGGCAGGAGTTCGACGCGCTCGGTGTCCCGTTCCAGCGGCGCGGGGCGCTGACCGACGACCACCTTCGGGCGATCCGCGCCGCCTGGGAGGACGACAAGGACTACCGCGCCGGGCGGATACCGATCTGGGTCGGCGGCAACAGTGACACCGGCCTGCGCCGGGCGGTACGCCTCGGCGAGGCGTGGCATCCACTGCGGGTCACCCTGCCCTGGCTGCGCGAGGCACTGGAGCGGCTGAAGGCCATCGCCGGGGAGTCCCGGCGGCCGGTGCCCGCCCTGGTCCCCCGGATCGCCCTGCGGCTCACCGAGGCACCGGTCACCGACCCCGGGCGGCTCGCCGGGGAGGGCACGATCGACCAGGTACTCGACGACCTCGAACAGCTGCGCCTCCTGGGTTCCGACACCGTCGTGCTCGATCCGTTCAACGGCGACCCGGACGAGACACGTCACCCGCGGGTGGCGTGGCAGGCGCTCGCCACCGTGACCGCCCGTTGGTATCCGGATACACATCACTCAGAGACGAGGTAA
- a CDS encoding TetR/AcrR family transcriptional regulator — MSNLEQIQRAAVGLFAERGFAATGIREIGRAAGLNSATLYHYAGGKEELLAGIMRAGLGELLRAGREALEPSADPAVQLARLVLAQVATEAVNPLTCQVTDREVRALTGDNHAEIVAMRDDYESMFQRVLERGVRTGAFQITDLRVARLALLEMCNGVAVWYRPDGRLSVAQLQDRFVELACRLVGSRLVGRAECGPEIVTVSLSSEPRDGSAGIEASA, encoded by the coding sequence GTGTCAAACCTCGAGCAGATCCAGCGGGCCGCGGTGGGGCTCTTCGCGGAACGGGGCTTCGCGGCCACGGGCATCCGCGAGATCGGCCGCGCGGCCGGGCTGAACTCGGCCACGCTGTACCACTACGCGGGCGGCAAGGAGGAGCTGCTGGCAGGGATCATGCGCGCGGGCCTGGGCGAGCTCCTGCGCGCCGGGCGCGAGGCCCTGGAGCCCAGCGCGGACCCGGCCGTCCAGCTCGCCAGGCTGGTGCTCGCCCAGGTCGCGACGGAGGCGGTCAACCCGCTCACCTGCCAGGTCACCGACCGTGAGGTGCGGGCGCTGACCGGGGACAACCATGCGGAGATCGTCGCCATGCGTGACGACTACGAGTCCATGTTCCAGCGTGTACTGGAACGGGGGGTGCGTACGGGGGCGTTCCAGATCACCGACCTGCGGGTGGCCAGGCTGGCACTTCTGGAGATGTGCAACGGGGTCGCCGTCTGGTACCGCCCCGACGGCCGGCTGTCGGTCGCCCAGCTCCAGGACCGCTTCGTCGAGCTGGCCTGCAGGCTGGTCGGCTCCCGGCTGGTCGGCCGTGCGGAGTGCGGGCCCGAGATCGTCACCGTGTCGCTCAGCTCGGAGCCCCGTGACGGGAGCGCAGGTATCGAGGCGTCGGCGTGA
- a CDS encoding Lrp/AsnC family transcriptional regulator, which yields MTESLDATDWSILVEVQRDGRIPLTELGRRVNLSASATTERIRRLEAAGVITGYHAHVDLAKVGFAVLAVVRLKYPGSRHQPLHRLLDERSEILECLRTTGDDCYVLKMAATSMAHLEQLVDELAQFGSTTTNLVYSQTLPYRGLQGP from the coding sequence ATGACCGAGAGCCTCGACGCCACCGACTGGTCGATCCTGGTCGAGGTCCAGCGAGACGGCCGCATCCCGTTGACCGAGCTGGGGCGGCGGGTGAACCTCAGCGCCTCCGCCACGACCGAGCGGATCAGGCGCCTGGAGGCGGCGGGCGTCATCACCGGCTACCACGCCCACGTCGACCTGGCGAAGGTCGGCTTCGCCGTGCTCGCCGTGGTACGCCTGAAGTATCCGGGCAGCCGGCACCAGCCCCTGCACCGGCTGCTCGACGAGCGCTCCGAGATCCTGGAGTGCCTGCGGACCACCGGCGATGACTGCTACGTGCTGAAGATGGCCGCGACCTCCATGGCCCACCTCGAACAGCTCGTCGACGAGCTGGCCCAGTTCGGCAGCACCACCACCAACCTCGTCTACAGCCAGACCTTGCCCTACCGCGGCCTCCAGGGACCCTGA
- a CDS encoding putative protein N(5)-glutamine methyltransferase, translating into MSFSLSPCHRSVIVTRLRAAGCVFAEDEAHLLLSTARTPSDLAAMVDRRVAGLPLEHVLGWAEFCGLRIAVDPGVFVPRRRTEFLVHQAVAVRERQALIRPQVVVDLCCGSGAVGAALAAALERVELHAVDIDPAAVRCARRNVAADGQVYAGDLYEPLPGTLRGRVDLLVASAPYVPTEAIGLLPAEARVHEPRVALDGGEDGLDVVRRLAAAAPLWLAPGGHLLVETGERQAPLTVEAFTRNGLIPRVAGSDELDATVIVGTGLTPRPLS; encoded by the coding sequence GTGTCGTTTTCCCTGTCCCCTTGCCATCGCTCCGTCATCGTCACCAGGCTCCGGGCCGCCGGTTGCGTGTTCGCCGAGGACGAGGCGCACCTGCTCCTCTCCACGGCACGGACTCCGTCCGATCTCGCCGCCATGGTGGACCGCCGAGTCGCCGGCCTGCCCCTCGAACACGTCCTCGGCTGGGCGGAGTTCTGCGGACTGCGGATAGCCGTGGACCCCGGAGTCTTCGTCCCCCGACGGCGTACCGAGTTCCTCGTCCACCAGGCCGTCGCCGTCCGAGAGCGCCAGGCCCTCATCCGGCCGCAGGTCGTCGTCGACCTGTGCTGCGGCTCGGGCGCGGTGGGCGCCGCGCTGGCCGCGGCCCTGGAGCGGGTCGAGTTGCACGCCGTCGACATCGACCCCGCCGCGGTGCGGTGCGCCCGCCGCAATGTCGCCGCCGACGGTCAGGTGTACGCAGGTGACCTCTACGAGCCGCTGCCCGGCACGCTGCGGGGGCGTGTCGACCTCCTGGTCGCCAGCGCGCCCTACGTACCCACCGAGGCGATCGGGCTGCTGCCCGCCGAAGCCCGCGTCCACGAACCGCGGGTGGCGCTCGACGGTGGCGAAGACGGCCTTGACGTCGTGCGGCGCCTGGCCGCCGCGGCGCCGCTGTGGCTGGCGCCGGGCGGCCACCTGCTGGTCGAGACGGGCGAGCGTCAGGCGCCGCTGACCGTCGAGGCCTTCACCCGCAACGGGCTGATCCCGCGTGTGGCCGGTTCCGACGAGCTGGACGCCACGGTCATCGTCGGCACCGGGCTCACCCCCCGTCCCCTGAGCTGA
- a CDS encoding hemerythrin domain-containing protein yields METIEPDGRLTAFGNQLIEVHLWLREELSRLREDVDSAVEGRGGRPRELRAHCLAFCSALSLHHTGEDGGVFPALAERFPELRPVLEELEHDHHVVTEILLRLQELLGGLGAEAIPDPDGARQVRAELDGLTALLESHFRYEEKKIVAALNALEVPGWKASKTDFLLRTARAADQR; encoded by the coding sequence ATGGAAACCATCGAACCGGACGGCCGCCTCACGGCGTTCGGCAACCAGCTGATCGAAGTTCATCTCTGGCTCCGCGAGGAGCTGTCCAGGCTCCGCGAGGACGTCGACTCCGCCGTCGAAGGCCGCGGCGGGCGTCCACGGGAGCTGCGGGCACACTGCCTGGCGTTCTGCTCCGCGCTGAGCCTGCATCACACCGGTGAGGACGGCGGGGTGTTCCCCGCCCTGGCAGAGCGGTTCCCCGAGCTGCGCCCCGTGCTCGAAGAGCTGGAGCACGACCACCACGTGGTGACCGAGATCCTGCTCAGACTCCAGGAACTGCTCGGTGGCCTGGGAGCGGAGGCGATTCCGGATCCGGACGGGGCACGGCAGGTGCGAGCCGAGCTGGACGGCCTGACCGCCCTGCTTGAGTCACACTTCCGCTACGAGGAGAAGAAAATAGTCGCGGCCCTCAACGCGCTGGAGGTCCCGGGCTGGAAAGCCTCGAAGACCGACTTCTTGCTGAGGACCGCCCGCGCGGCGGATCAGAGGTAG
- a CDS encoding nucleoside deaminase, translating into MTRDDEHLLRRAIELAAAARAAGDPPFGSLLVGPDGAVLAEDRNTVLTDADITAHPELKLARWAARELDPATAAATTMYTSCQPCPMCAGAIERSGLGRVVFALSNEQLASLKPAATGAGARQEGPALFDEARLPVEGYYL; encoded by the coding sequence ATGACGCGCGACGACGAACACCTCCTGCGCAGGGCCATCGAGCTTGCCGCCGCGGCGCGGGCGGCCGGAGACCCGCCGTTCGGGTCGCTGCTGGTGGGCCCGGACGGTGCCGTGCTCGCCGAGGACCGCAACACGGTTCTCACCGACGCCGACATCACCGCCCACCCCGAACTCAAGCTGGCCAGGTGGGCGGCCCGCGAGCTCGACCCCGCCACCGCGGCCGCCACGACCATGTACACCAGCTGCCAGCCCTGCCCCATGTGCGCGGGCGCGATCGAACGCTCCGGACTCGGCCGTGTGGTGTTCGCGCTCTCCAACGAACAGCTCGCGAGCCTCAAACCGGCCGCGACCGGCGCCGGCGCGCGCCAGGAGGGCCCCGCCTTGTTCGACGAGGCACGCCTCCCGGTCGAGGGCTACTACCTCTGA
- a CDS encoding alcohol dehydrogenase catalytic domain-containing protein translates to MKAVVFAGTRSVAVEDVPDAVLEEPEDVVVRISSSAICGTDLHMYDGRTGATPGLILGHEPLGVIEQAGSAVEMVKPGDRVVIPTHVYCGVCVNCARGLSAACLRVRPGGFGAAYGYAGMGPYRGAQAELPRVPFADANCIPVPGEPGDDREDDLVLLADAFVTGWHATELAQVTAGATVAVFGAGSILFRAFDQRVDGVIKAVLRP, encoded by the coding sequence ATGAAGGCCGTCGTCTTCGCCGGCACCCGCTCGGTCGCGGTCGAGGACGTCCCCGACGCGGTGCTCGAGGAACCCGAAGACGTCGTCGTCCGGATCAGCTCGAGCGCGATCTGTGGGACCGACCTGCACATGTACGACGGGCGCACGGGAGCCACGCCCGGCCTGATCCTGGGGCACGAGCCTCTCGGCGTCATCGAGCAGGCCGGTTCCGCGGTCGAGATGGTCAAACCCGGGGACCGGGTGGTGATCCCGACCCACGTGTACTGCGGAGTGTGCGTCAACTGCGCTCGGGGACTGTCGGCCGCCTGCCTGCGGGTGCGCCCGGGCGGCTTCGGCGCGGCGTACGGTTACGCGGGCATGGGGCCTTACCGCGGCGCGCAGGCCGAGCTGCCGAGGGTGCCCTTCGCCGACGCCAACTGCATCCCGGTGCCCGGGGAACCGGGCGACGATCGTGAAGACGATCTGGTGTTGCTGGCCGACGCATTCGTGACCGGATGGCATGCGACCGAGTTGGCGCAGGTGACCGCGGGCGCGACGGTCGCGGTGTTCGGCGCCGGGAGCATCTTGTTCCGGGCCTTCGACCAGCGCGTCGACGGAGTCATCAAGGCCGTCCTGCGGCCGTGA
- a CDS encoding DUF6183 family protein, whose product MWRSIAGLVRAPAEASVHRVNELAARWRWLVFRITRRTPYWTDQKLAVGALSPRGNVLSLLVSHDTD is encoded by the coding sequence GTGTGGCGGTCGATAGCGGGTCTGGTGCGCGCCCCCGCCGAGGCGTCCGTCCACCGGGTCAACGAACTCGCGGCCCGATGGCGGTGGCTGGTGTTCAGGATCACCAGGCGCACACCGTACTGGACGGACCAGAAGCTCGCGGTCGGCGCGCTCAGCCCGCGCGGGAACGTGCTGAGCCTGCTGGTCTCCCACGACACCGACTGA
- a CDS encoding fluoride efflux transporter FluC, producing MRSKQTRFETVTEPVDPGVDPGVDSPEPSRSHHGVLAAIAAGGAIGAGARYGAALLWPTAAGSFPWTTFCVNVAGCLLIGVLLVALTEVWTAPAWVRPFLATGVLGGFTTFSTYCLDIERLVSGGRTGLALGYLAATVLAALAAVVTGAWTTRRLLVRAARRAR from the coding sequence ATGCGCTCGAAACAGACGAGGTTCGAGACAGTGACCGAGCCCGTCGACCCCGGCGTTGACCCCGGCGTCGATTCCCCCGAGCCGAGCCGTTCGCACCACGGTGTCCTGGCGGCGATCGCCGCCGGCGGTGCGATCGGCGCGGGCGCCCGTTACGGCGCCGCCCTGCTGTGGCCGACCGCGGCCGGCTCCTTCCCGTGGACCACGTTCTGCGTCAACGTGGCGGGCTGCCTGCTGATCGGGGTCCTGCTGGTGGCGCTGACCGAGGTGTGGACGGCACCGGCCTGGGTGCGGCCGTTCCTCGCCACCGGAGTGCTGGGCGGGTTCACCACCTTCTCCACCTACTGCCTGGACATCGAGCGCCTGGTCTCCGGCGGCAGGACCGGCCTGGCGCTCGGCTACCTGGCGGCGACGGTCCTGGCGGCCCTGGCCGCGGTGGTCACCGGCGCGTGGACCACCCGCCGGCTCCTGGTGAGGGCAGCGAGGAGAGCACGATGA
- a CDS encoding DMT family transporter gives MRRGVAATLVSAAAFGLMPVFASFAYGTGMSVTTLLMLRFAIAAAVFLGWLGVRCRLGRLTGRQWATLALLGGGMYAAQSLLYFTAVQRISPALAVLLLYLYPALVSILSAMVERTRMSWTVAGPILVSLAGLTLVVGRLDTGLDVPGLLAAAGAAVAYALYIIVGSRVSASLSPAVTTAYLSMFATGSFALLGLASGGLDLGFAPAGWVWVTAVALVSTVLAIALFFVGATTLGPVRASILSMLEPVVTVLATWLLLGGTLTWQQLSGGAVVLAGALWGILASSARGTSPATEETAVPASS, from the coding sequence ATGCGGCGAGGGGTGGCGGCGACCCTGGTTTCGGCGGCGGCGTTCGGGCTCATGCCCGTCTTCGCCTCCTTCGCGTACGGCACGGGGATGTCGGTGACGACGCTCCTCATGCTGAGGTTCGCGATCGCGGCGGCGGTGTTCCTCGGATGGCTGGGAGTGCGCTGCAGGCTCGGGCGGCTGACCGGACGGCAGTGGGCGACCCTCGCACTGCTGGGCGGCGGCATGTACGCGGCCCAGTCGCTGCTGTACTTCACAGCGGTCCAGCGCATCTCACCGGCTCTCGCCGTGCTGCTGCTGTACCTGTATCCGGCGCTCGTGTCGATCCTGTCGGCGATGGTGGAGCGCACCCGCATGAGCTGGACCGTCGCCGGGCCGATCCTGGTTTCACTGGCCGGGCTGACCCTGGTGGTGGGCCGCCTGGACACCGGCCTCGACGTTCCCGGCCTGCTCGCGGCGGCCGGGGCCGCCGTGGCCTACGCCCTCTACATCATCGTGGGCAGCCGGGTCTCCGCCTCGCTGTCTCCCGCGGTCACCACGGCCTACCTGTCGATGTTCGCCACGGGCTCGTTCGCGCTGCTCGGGCTGGCATCCGGCGGGCTGGACCTCGGCTTCGCGCCGGCGGGCTGGGTCTGGGTGACGGCGGTGGCGCTGGTGTCGACGGTGCTCGCGATCGCCCTGTTCTTCGTCGGGGCCACGACGCTCGGCCCGGTGCGCGCGTCGATCCTCAGCATGCTGGAGCCCGTCGTGACGGTGCTCGCCACCTGGCTGCTGCTGGGCGGGACCCTGACCTGGCAGCAGCTCTCGGGGGGCGCGGTGGTGCTGGCCGGCGCCCTCTGGGGCATCCTGGCGAGCTCGGCCCGCGGCACCTCCCCTGCCACGGAGGAGACCGCCGTGCCGGCATCCTCCTGA
- a CDS encoding cytochrome P450 family protein yields MIDIPEIHLADGEVLRDPFTAYGRARERSPLARLVAPGFGPMLALTRYEDARAMLGDPRFEINAASFMRPDVPEDCLPYMRTMSEMDGPEHTRLRRLVSPAFSARRAAEFRPRIEPIVENLLDGLQAHAEHGPVDLLRHFARPLPMDVICELVGIPETDRPQWREYGVTVVTGAGQSFAEAIPGIMRGAKAAVARRRDEAGDDLLSDLIRAQAEDGDKLGDTELVTLVWHLVLAGQTPTNLIANAVDVLLSHPDQLAVLREDPTLMPRAVEELTRWCGPTLLSIPRYARQDVELCGTLVRKGEPVTAAIAAANRDPRAFADPDRLDVGRAAASPGHLGFSHGPHFCLGASLARVQTEVALAALLRRFPDLVLAASPQDAGRAPDPGTWRLASLPVLL; encoded by the coding sequence ATGATCGACATCCCCGAGATCCACCTCGCCGACGGTGAGGTGCTACGCGACCCCTTCACCGCCTACGGGCGCGCCAGGGAGCGCTCGCCGCTGGCGCGGCTGGTGGCGCCCGGTTTCGGCCCGATGCTGGCCCTCACCCGGTACGAGGACGCCAGGGCGATGCTGGGTGATCCGCGGTTCGAGATCAACGCCGCCAGTTTCATGCGGCCCGACGTGCCCGAGGACTGCCTGCCCTACATGCGGACCATGAGCGAGATGGACGGGCCGGAGCACACACGGCTGCGCAGGCTGGTCTCGCCCGCGTTCAGCGCGCGCCGCGCCGCCGAGTTCCGGCCGCGGATCGAGCCGATCGTCGAGAACCTGCTCGACGGCCTGCAGGCCCACGCCGAGCACGGCCCGGTGGACCTGCTGCGGCACTTCGCGAGACCACTGCCGATGGACGTCATCTGCGAGCTGGTCGGCATTCCCGAGACCGACCGCCCGCAGTGGCGCGAGTACGGTGTCACCGTCGTCACGGGCGCGGGCCAGAGCTTCGCCGAGGCCATACCCGGCATCATGCGAGGTGCCAAGGCGGCGGTCGCGCGCCGGCGCGACGAGGCCGGTGACGACCTGCTCTCAGACCTCATCCGCGCCCAGGCGGAAGACGGGGACAAGCTCGGTGACACCGAACTGGTCACCCTGGTCTGGCATCTCGTCCTCGCGGGGCAGACGCCCACCAACCTCATCGCCAACGCCGTGGACGTCCTGCTCTCCCACCCCGACCAGCTCGCCGTGCTGCGCGAGGATCCCACCCTCATGCCACGCGCCGTCGAGGAGCTGACTCGCTGGTGCGGTCCGACGCTGCTGTCGATACCCCGCTACGCGCGCCAGGACGTCGAGCTCTGCGGCACGCTGGTGCGCAAGGGCGAACCCGTCACCGCCGCGATCGCCGCCGCCAACCGCGACCCGCGCGCGTTCGCCGACCCCGACCGGCTCGACGTCGGCCGGGCCGCGGCATCGCCCGGACATCTCGGGTTCTCCCACGGGCCACACTTCTGCCTGGGAGCCTCGCTGGCCCGCGTACAGACGGAGGTCGCGCTCGCGGCACTGCTGCGCCGCTTCCCGGACCTGGTTCTCGCCGCCTCGCCACAGGACGCGGGACGTGCCCCAGACCCCGGCACCTGGCGTCTGGCGTCACTGCCCGTGCTCCTCTGA
- a CDS encoding four-carbon acid sugar kinase family protein, whose protein sequence is MGILAEDLQGSVAVACRLRQRGLDPVIVRDPASVVSDADAIVVDLDLHHAAGAAEAHIREWAAWLDDHGCERVEVKLNAELRGSPDALIAGIDAGQDENGILLVVPAYPTAGRVCVDGHLLAPMPVGNGLDVDVRSAIRTEDAELIGLTVLNQGADAVTARILEAFARGIRRFVLDGTVEAHLGTAAQAATRLREEGHAVATASTGGWLRFYPDLGRDGFVVVVTPGNHDTDRAQLRRLGAAYGSRALITTAAEAASWGADAAHEVLASHRILALHETDRDDPDRWIVAEQLAGAVRSLLDASARSENKCLGVVASGGLTTTALVQQLGGTSLRAGLELEPLCPTAHITGGDFDGLRLLCKATGTGSEETLLRMTRQILGA, encoded by the coding sequence ATGGGCATCCTCGCAGAGGACCTGCAGGGCTCTGTCGCGGTCGCCTGCCGGCTGCGCCAGCGCGGGCTCGACCCGGTGATCGTGCGCGACCCCGCATCTGTCGTCTCCGATGCGGATGCCATCGTCGTCGACCTCGATCTGCACCACGCCGCAGGCGCCGCCGAGGCGCATATCCGCGAGTGGGCGGCCTGGCTCGACGACCACGGCTGCGAGCGGGTCGAGGTGAAGCTCAACGCCGAGCTGCGCGGATCTCCGGATGCGCTGATCGCCGGGATCGACGCGGGGCAGGACGAGAACGGCATCCTTCTCGTCGTCCCGGCCTATCCGACCGCCGGCCGTGTCTGCGTCGACGGCCATCTGCTCGCCCCCATGCCGGTGGGCAACGGGCTCGACGTCGACGTGCGGTCCGCGATCCGCACCGAGGACGCCGAGCTGATCGGGCTCACGGTGCTGAACCAGGGTGCCGATGCCGTCACCGCGCGCATCCTCGAGGCCTTCGCCCGCGGCATCCGGCGGTTCGTCCTCGACGGCACGGTCGAGGCGCACCTCGGCACCGCGGCGCAGGCCGCGACCCGGCTCCGCGAAGAGGGGCACGCCGTCGCGACCGCGAGCACCGGCGGCTGGCTGAGGTTCTACCCTGACCTCGGCCGCGACGGTTTCGTCGTCGTCGTCACCCCCGGCAACCACGACACCGACCGCGCGCAGCTGCGCCGGCTCGGAGCGGCCTACGGCTCCCGTGCGCTGATCACCACCGCCGCGGAAGCCGCAAGTTGGGGGGCGGATGCCGCGCACGAGGTGCTTGCCTCGCATCGGATCCTCGCGCTGCACGAGACCGACCGCGACGACCCCGACCGCTGGATCGTCGCGGAGCAGCTCGCCGGGGCGGTGCGCAGCCTGCTCGACGCCTCGGCCCGCAGCGAGAACAAGTGCCTCGGCGTGGTCGCCAGCGGTGGCCTGACGACAACGGCGCTGGTCCAGCAGCTCGGCGGCACGAGCCTGCGTGCGGGGCTCGAACTGGAGCCGCTGTGCCCGACCGCTCACATCACGGGGGGCGACTTCGACGGCCTGCGGCTGCTCTGCAAAGCCACCGGGACCGGCTCCGAGGAGACCCTGCTTCGCATGACCCGTCAGATCCTCGGGGCCTGA
- a CDS encoding cupin domain-containing protein produces the protein MSDIPRSKQVRVVHREALDRNTTQTPGLIREVAFDARNPDAAHLSAFLSTVKPGAATGAHHHGEQETVLYVISGTARYRWEDRLENVAEAGRGDFVFVTAHVIHQEINASAEYETVWTVVRSGVDPIVVNLPELDEYIEAPAVEYTVPE, from the coding sequence ATGAGTGACATTCCCCGCAGCAAGCAGGTCAGGGTCGTCCACCGCGAAGCCCTCGACAGAAACACGACGCAGACTCCTGGACTGATCCGCGAAGTGGCCTTCGATGCCCGGAACCCGGACGCAGCACATCTTTCGGCGTTCCTGAGCACGGTCAAACCCGGCGCGGCAACCGGAGCGCACCATCACGGGGAGCAGGAAACCGTCCTGTACGTCATCAGCGGCACGGCCCGGTACCGGTGGGAGGACCGGCTGGAGAACGTGGCGGAAGCGGGACGCGGTGACTTCGTGTTCGTCACCGCCCATGTCATTCACCAGGAGATCAATGCCTCCGCCGAGTACGAGACGGTCTGGACAGTTGTGCGGTCCGGCGTGGACCCGATCGTTGTCAACCTCCCTGAGCTCGACGAATACATCGAGGCGCCGGCGGTCGAGTACACCGTCCCGGAATAG
- a CDS encoding isochorismatase family protein — translation MTDIDPLRTALILIDLQGSNADHPVHPHPAGDVVERCIRLIDATRNAGGLVVHVRTSFLPDEGDSLGGKLLTDVERPARPVRRPGWDRFLPGVDPLPTEPVIVKRSWNAFHGSDLDLQLRRRGVTTVIMAGISTGFGVEGTARAAYDHAYNIVFVPEAMSAYAAEQHHHSVHAVFPQLGRVRSLDQVVEALPPQPATVP, via the coding sequence GTGACCGACATCGATCCGCTGCGCACCGCGCTCATCCTTATCGACCTGCAAGGCTCGAACGCCGACCACCCCGTGCACCCGCACCCCGCAGGGGACGTCGTCGAGCGCTGCATCCGGCTGATCGACGCGACTCGGAACGCGGGCGGCCTTGTCGTGCATGTGCGCACCAGCTTCCTACCGGACGAGGGTGATTCGCTCGGCGGCAAGCTGCTCACCGATGTCGAACGCCCCGCACGCCCGGTACGGCGGCCCGGCTGGGACCGCTTCCTCCCCGGCGTCGATCCGCTGCCCACCGAGCCGGTGATCGTGAAGCGTAGCTGGAACGCGTTCCACGGCTCCGACCTCGACCTGCAGCTGCGCCGGCGCGGGGTCACCACCGTGATCATGGCGGGAATCTCCACCGGATTCGGCGTCGAGGGGACCGCCCGTGCGGCATACGACCACGCCTACAACATCGTCTTCGTTCCCGAGGCGATGTCGGCCTACGCCGCCGAGCAGCACCACCACTCGGTGCACGCCGTCTTCCCGCAGCTCGGCCGCGTCCGCAGCCTGGACCAGGTCGTCGAGGCGCTACCCCCTCAGCCCGCGACCGTGCCCTGA
- a CDS encoding DUF190 domain-containing protein, whose translation MIPPERALRLTIFVDDTDTWHHRPLYSEIVHRAHAAGLAGASVFHGVEGFGAGSIVHTTRLLSMTDDLPVSIVIIDTEERIRAFLPRLDDLLTESLAVLDEVEVVRPHRGRAK comes from the coding sequence ATGATCCCGCCTGAACGGGCGCTGCGGTTGACGATCTTCGTCGACGACACCGACACCTGGCATCACCGCCCCCTGTACAGCGAGATCGTGCATCGCGCCCATGCCGCCGGGCTGGCCGGGGCATCGGTCTTCCACGGTGTGGAGGGTTTCGGAGCCGGCTCGATCGTGCACACCACCCGGTTGCTGTCGATGACCGACGACCTGCCGGTGAGCATCGTGATCATCGATACCGAGGAGCGGATCCGCGCCTTCCTGCCCCGGCTGGACGACCTGCTCACCGAGAGCCTGGCCGTTCTGGACGAGGTCGAGGTCGTTCGCCCCCACCGCGGGCGGGCGAAGTGA
- the crcB gene encoding fluoride efflux transporter CrcB: MNWLLVLLGGAVGAPLRYLTDRAVQARHDTVFPWGTFAVNVAGSLILGILTGAVLSGAAGTGVQLLLGTGFCGALTTYSTFSYETLRLAEAGAMLLAVANVVASIVAGLGAVFAGLTLAQAIFG; the protein is encoded by the coding sequence GTGAACTGGCTGCTGGTGCTGCTCGGCGGCGCGGTCGGCGCGCCGTTGCGCTATCTGACCGACCGGGCCGTGCAGGCACGCCACGACACGGTCTTCCCCTGGGGCACCTTCGCGGTCAACGTGGCCGGTTCGCTGATCCTGGGCATCCTGACCGGGGCCGTGCTGTCCGGGGCGGCGGGCACCGGCGTGCAGTTGCTGCTGGGTACCGGCTTCTGCGGGGCGCTGACCACGTACTCGACGTTCTCCTACGAGACGCTGCGGCTGGCCGAGGCCGGCGCGATGCTCCTCGCCGTCGCCAACGTCGTCGCCTCGATCGTCGCAGGCCTGGGAGCCGTGTTCGCCGGTCTCACCCTCGCCCAGGCGATCTTCGGGTGA